A stretch of the Musa acuminata AAA Group cultivar baxijiao chromosome BXJ2-7, Cavendish_Baxijiao_AAA, whole genome shotgun sequence genome encodes the following:
- the LOC135616617 gene encoding UDP-glycosyltransferase 91C1-like, protein MDDGSLHIVMLPWLAFGHLLPFMELSKRMAQHGHRVSLLVTKRNIQRLPRVPPHLSSLLQFVELPMPSIEHLPENAEASIDLPSDELRPYLRQAFDTFQHQLSSFLRQTLPRVPDWILFDYAAYWAPRVAAEFGVPCAYLGLFNAAVLSFFGPSASLMGCEGARETPEQFMELPEWVPFESTVFFKPYEARELFKPGVLPDVSGVSEAYRFGRTLEDCQLISVRSCPEFEPDWFHFLGKLHKRPVIPVGFFPPSPQESDTDEESDRRWRSIFQWLAKQKPESVVYVAFGSEVKLTSSQVHEIALGLEGSQLPFVWALRAPADSHGSPAALPEGFEERTQGRGLVCLGWVPQARLLAHPSMGGFLTHAGWNSIIEGLALGLPVVLMPLMFDQGLNARNLVERRISVEVPRNEEDGSFTGEGIATTLRLVMVEEQGQPLRAKAKEYREVFGDEKLNDQHVWEFLEYLIEHRRQQA, encoded by the coding sequence ATGGACGATGGCAGCCTGCATATTGTCATGCTCCCATGGCTAGCCTTCGGCCACCTGCTTCCGTTCATGGAGCTCTCCAAGCGCATGGCCCAACATGGCCATCGCGTCTCCTTGCTCGTCACCAAGAGAAACATACAGAGGCTCCCCAGAGTTCCTCCCCATCTCTCTTCTCTCCTCCAGTTTGTCGAGCTTCCCATGCCAAGCATCGAACACCTGCCGGAGAACGCAGAGGCGTCGATCGACCTTCCGTCCGACGAGCTCAGACCGTACCTGAGGCAGGCCTTCGACACCTTCCAACACCAGTTATCCAGCTTCCTCCGGCAAACGTTGCCCCGCGTGCCCGATTGGATCCTTTTCGACTACGCTGCCTACTGGGCGCCCCGAGTGGCCGCCGAGTTCGGCGTGCCGTGCGCCTATCTAGGCCTCTTCAACGCCGCGGTGCTGAGCTTTTTTGGGCCGTCCGCATCGTTAATGGGCTGTGAAGGCGCGAGGGAGACGCCTGAGCAGTTCATGGAGCTGCCTGAGTGGGTTCCTTTCGAGTCCACCGTCTTTTTCAAGCCCTACGAGGCTCGCGAGCTCTTCAAGCCCGGCGTTCTGCCGGACGTCTCCGGTGTGTCCGAAGCTTATCGGTTCGGTAGGACGTTGGAAGATTGTCAATTGATATCTGTTCGGAGCTGCCCAGAGTTCGAACCAGATTGGTTTCACTTCCTCGGGAAGCTACACAAAAGACCAGTGATTCCCGTAGGATTCTTCCCTCCCTCACCTCAGGAATCAGACACCGATGAAGAGAGCGACCGCAGGTGGCGCAGCATCTTCCAGTGGCTAGCGAAACAAAAGCCAGAATCAGTCGTTTACGTTGCATTCGGCAGCGAGGTAAAGCTGACAAGCTCTCAAGTGCATGAGATTGCTCTCGGCCTGGAGGGATCCCAATTACCCTTCGTTTGGGCACTGAGAGCACCGGCAGACTCGCACGGCAGCCCCGCCGCGCTGCCGGAAGGATTCGAGGAGCGGACGCAGGGGCGCGGGCTGGTGTGCTTGGGTTGGGTCCCTCAAGCCCGGCTCCTTGCGCACCCGTCCATGGGCGGATTCCTGACGCACGCCGGTTGGAACTCGATCATCGAGGGGCTCGCGCTCGGGCTCCCGGTCGTGCTCATGCCGCTGATGTTCGATCAAGGTCTGAATGCAAGAAACCTGGTCGAGCGGAGGATTAGCGTGGAGGTGCCGCGAAACGAGGAAGATGGATCGTTCACAGGAGAGGGGATAGCGACGACCTTGAGGTTGGTCATGGTAGAAGAACAAGGTCAGCCACTGAGAGCGAAGGCCAAGGAGTACAGAGAGGTGTTTGGAGACGAGAAGCTGAACGATCAACATGTGTGGGAATTCCTCGAATACTTGATAGAACATAGAAGACAACAAGCTTAA
- the LOC135618020 gene encoding UDP-glycosyltransferase 91C1-like: MDDGSLHIVMLPWVAFGHMLPFMELSKRMAQHGHRVSLLVTKRNIERLPRVPPHLSSLLQFVELPMPSIEHLPENVEASVDLPSDELRPYLRQAFDTFQHQLSSFLRQTLPRVPDWIVFDYAAYWAPRVAAEFGVPCALLSIFNAAVLSFIGPSASLMGCEGVRATPEQFMELPEWVPFESTMFYKPYEARELFKPCVLPDASGVSETYRFGRTLQDSQLIAVRSCPEFEPDWLHLLGKLHKKPVIPVGFFPPSPQESDADAESESRWRSIFQWLAKQKPESVVYVAFGSEVKLTSSQVHEIALGLERSQLPFVWALRAPADSHGGPAALPEGFEERTQGRGLVCLGWVPQARLLAHPSMGGFLTHAGWSSIIEGLALGLPVVLMPLLFDQGLNARNLVERKISVEVPRNEEDGSFTGEGIATTLRLVMVEEQGQPLRAKAKEYREVFGDEKLHDRHVWEFLKYLIEHRRQQA; this comes from the coding sequence ATGGACGATGGCAGCCTGCATATTGTCATGCTCCCATGGGTGGCCTTCGGCCATATGCTTCCGTTCATGGAGCTCTCCAAGCGCATGGCCCAACATGGCCATCGCGTCTCCTTGCTCGTCACCAAGAGAAACATAGAGAGGCTCCCCAGAGTTCCTCCCCATCTCTCTTCCCTCCTCCAGTTTGTCGAGCTTCCCATGCCAAGCATCGAACACCTGCCGGAGAACGTTGAGGCGTCGGTCGACCTTCCGTCCGACGAGCTCAGACCGTACCTGAGGCAGGCCTTCGACACCTTCCAACACCAGTTATCCAGCTTCCTCCGGCAAACGTTGCCCCGCGTGCCCGATTGGATCGTCTTCGACTACGCCGCCTACTGGGCGCCCCGAGTGGCCGCCGAGTTCGGCGTGCCGTGCGCCCTTCTTAGCATCTTCAACGCCGCGGTGCTGAGCTTCATTGGGCCGTCCGCATCGTTAATGGGCTGTGAAGGCGTGAGGGCGACGCCTGAGCAGTTCATGGAGCTGCCTGAGTGGGTTCCTTTCGAGTCCACCATGTTTTACAAGCCCTACGAGGCTCGCGAGCTCTTCAAGCCCTGCGTTCTGCCGGACGCCTCAGGTGTGTCAGAAACTTATCGGTTCGGTAGGACCTTGCAAGATTCCCAATTGATAGCTGTTCGGAGCTGCCCAGAGTTCGAACCAGATTGGCTTCACCTTCTCGGGAAGCTACACAAAAAACCAGTGATTCCCGTAGGATTCTTCCCTCCCTCGCCTCAGGAATCAGACGCCGATGCAGAAAGCGAAAGCAGGTGGCGCAGCATCTTCCAGTGGCTAGCGAAACAAAAGCCAGAATCAGTCGTTTACGTCGCATTCGGCAGCGAGGTAAAGCTGACAAGCTCTCAAGTGCATGAGATTGCTCTCGGCCTGGAGCGATCCCAATTACCCTTCGTTTGGGCACTGAGAGCACCGGCAGACTCGCACGGCGGCCCCGCCGCGCTGCCGGAAGGATTCGAGGAGCGGACGCAGGGGCGCGGGCTGGTGTGCTTGGGTTGGGTCCCTCAAGCCCGGCTCCTTGCGCACCCGTCCATGGGCGGATTCCTGACGCATGCCGGTTGGAGCTCGATCATCGAAGGGCTCGCGCTCGGGCTCCCGGTCGTGCTCATGCCGCTGCTGTTCGATCAAGGTCTGAATGCAAGAAACCTGGTCGAGCGGAAGATTAGCGTGGAGGTGCCGCGGAACGAGGAAGATGGATCGTTCACAGGAGAGGGGATAGCGACGACCTTGAGGTTGGTCATGGTAGAAGAACAAGGTCAGCCACTGAGAGCGAAGGCCAAGGAGTACAGAGAGGTGTTTGGAGACGAGAAGCTGCATGATCGACATGTGTGGGAATTCCTCAAATACTTGATAGAACATAGAAGACAACAAGCTTAA
- the LOC135616614 gene encoding UDP-glycosyltransferase 91C1-like, translating into MDDGSLHIVMLPWLAFGHLLPFMELSKRMAQHGHRVSLLVTKRNIQRLPRVPPHLSSLLQFVELPMPSIEHLPENAEASIDLPSDELRPYLRQAFDTFQHQLSSFLRQTLPRVPDWILFDYAAYWAPRVAAEFGVPCAYLGLFNAAVLSFFGPSASLMGCEGARETPEQFMELPEWVPFESTVFFKPYEARELFKPGVLPDVSGVSEAYRFGRTLEDCQLISVRSCPEFEPDWFHLLGKLHKRPVIPVGFFPPSPQESDTDEESDRRWRSIFQWLAKQKPESVVYVAFGSEVKLTSSQVHEIALGLEGSQLPFVWALRAPADSHGSPAALPEGFEERTQGRGLVCLGWVPQARLLAHPSMGGFLTHAGWNSIIEGLALGLPVVLMPLMFDQGLNARNLVERRISVEVPRNEEDGSFTGEGIATTLRLVMVEEQGQPLRAKAKEYREVFGDEKLNDQHVWEFLEYLIEHRRQQA; encoded by the coding sequence ATGGACGATGGCAGCCTGCATATTGTCATGCTCCCATGGCTAGCCTTCGGCCACCTGCTTCCGTTCATGGAGCTCTCCAAGCGCATGGCCCAACATGGCCATCGCGTCTCCTTGCTCGTCACCAAGAGAAACATACAGAGGCTCCCCAGAGTTCCTCCCCATCTCTCTTCTCTCCTCCAGTTTGTCGAGCTTCCCATGCCAAGCATCGAACACCTGCCGGAGAACGCAGAGGCGTCGATCGACCTTCCGTCCGACGAGCTCAGACCGTACCTGAGGCAGGCCTTCGACACCTTCCAACACCAGTTATCCAGCTTCCTCCGGCAAACGTTGCCCCGCGTGCCCGATTGGATCCTTTTCGACTACGCTGCCTACTGGGCGCCCCGAGTGGCCGCCGAGTTCGGCGTGCCGTGCGCCTATCTAGGCCTCTTCAACGCCGCGGTGCTGAGCTTTTTTGGGCCGTCCGCATCGTTAATGGGCTGTGAAGGCGCGAGGGAGACGCCTGAGCAGTTCATGGAGCTGCCTGAGTGGGTTCCTTTCGAGTCCACCGTCTTTTTCAAGCCCTACGAGGCTCGCGAGCTCTTCAAGCCCGGCGTTCTGCCGGACGTCTCCGGTGTGTCCGAAGCTTATCGGTTCGGTAGGACGTTGGAAGATTGTCAATTGATATCTGTTCGGAGCTGCCCAGAGTTCGAACCAGATTGGTTTCACCTCCTCGGGAAGCTACACAAAAGACCAGTGATTCCCGTAGGATTCTTCCCTCCCTCACCTCAGGAATCAGACACCGATGAAGAGAGCGACCGCAGGTGGCGCAGCATCTTCCAGTGGCTAGCGAAACAAAAGCCAGAATCAGTCGTTTACGTTGCATTCGGCAGCGAGGTAAAGCTGACAAGCTCTCAAGTGCATGAGATTGCTCTCGGCCTGGAGGGATCCCAATTACCCTTCGTTTGGGCACTGAGAGCACCGGCAGACTCGCACGGCAGCCCCGCCGCGCTGCCGGAAGGATTCGAGGAGCGGACGCAGGGGCGCGGGCTGGTGTGCTTGGGTTGGGTCCCTCAAGCCCGGCTCCTTGCGCACCCGTCCATGGGCGGATTCCTGACGCACGCCGGTTGGAACTCGATCATCGAGGGGCTCGCGCTCGGGCTCCCGGTCGTGCTCATGCCGCTGATGTTCGATCAAGGTCTGAATGCAAGAAACCTGGTCGAGCGGAGGATTAGCGTGGAGGTGCCGCGAAACGAGGAAGATGGATCGTTCACAGGAGAGGGGATAGCGACGACCTTGAGGTTGGTCATGGTAGAAGAACAAGGTCAGCCACTGAGAGCGAAGGCCAAGGAGTACAGAGAGGTGTTTGGAGACGAGAAGCTGAACGATCAACATGTGTGGGAATTCCTCGAATACTTGATAGAACATAGAAGACAACAAGCTTAA
- the LOC135618022 gene encoding receptor protein kinase TMK1-like: protein MVLGNWIKIVFLSVFLCCFGSVVFGTTDAGDYAVLDEFRKGLANPELLKWPTNNRDPCGPPLWPHVFCSGSRVAQIQVQNLGLSGPLPRDFNKLSMLTNIGLQRNNFSGKLPSFSGLSNLQYAYLGNNQFDAIPSDFFVGLTSLQVLSLDMNPLNQSTGWVLPPDLADSAQLMNLSLVGCNLAGPLPEFLGTMHSLSVLKLSYNNLTGTIPASYSGLPLQILWLNNQIGPKLTGSLDVIASMTMLKDVWLHGNQLTGPIPSSIGGLTSLTRLWLNNNLLVGLVPQNLTSLPQLQSLQLDNNMFMGPIPKVSFNFTYAYNSFCQSTPGIPCSPEVTALLEFLERVNYPSKLAASWSGNDPCASLWSGVSCFDGKVSVINLPNLQLNGTISPSLGKLNDLVDVRLGGNNLDGMIPVNMTNLKLLKTLDLSSNNISPPVPHFPSSVKVLLDGNKLLVTASSPESSSTGNSPSDSSPNNTQSHNSPRSSGSSSPDANSGNRSRGSRKLNLLIVIVPIAFGVSIFLLAVLFLCFWKRRKSAFPAPSSIVVHPRDSSNPDTLVKIVVANNASNSIATNEWQSINSSHTSDTHLIESGNLVISVQVLRSATRNFASENVLGKGGFGVVYKGELHDGTMIAVKRMESWEACSRGARGAKKHDASGLAAQVWSQEAWSRGARRRRVDCAGVVSGSIKPRSTTQAGWPCRCGLGRRAAEKLLALLSLYTNLPVVGD, encoded by the coding sequence ATGGTGCTGGGGAATTGGATCAAGATCGTGTTTTTATCCGTTTTCCTTTGCTGCTTCGGATCGGTGGTGTTCGGCACAACCGATGCCGGAGATTACGCCGTTCTTGATGAGTTCCGGAAGGGGTTGGCCAACCCGGAGCTCCTCAAATGGCCCACGAACAACAGAGACCCTTGCGGCCCTCCGCTGTGGCCGCACGTCTTCTGCTCCGGCTCCCGCGTCGCCCAGATCCAGGTCCAGAACTTGGGTTTGAGCGGCCCTCTTCCTCGGGACTTCAACAAGCTCTCCATGCTGACCAATATCGGTCTCCAGAGGAACAATTTTAGTGGAAAGCTGCCGTCTTTCAGTGGCTTGTCCAATTTGCAGTATGCATACCTTGGGAACAACCAGTTCGACGCCATTCCATCGGACTTCTTCGTCGGGCTCACTAGCTTGCAGGTGCTGTCTCTGGACATGAATCCCTTGAACCAGAGCACTGGCTGGGTGCTGCCTCCGGACCTGGCAGACTCTGCCCAGCTGATGAATTTGTCATTGGTGGGTTGTAATCTCGCCGGCCCTTTGCCGGAATTCTTGGGAACAATGCATTCTCTATCTGTTCTGAAGCTGTCATACAACAATCTCACCGGCACCATCCCAGCGAGTTATTCAGGTCTGCCACTGCAGATTTTATGGCTGAACAACCAGATTGGACCAAAATTGACCGGCTCGCTTGATGTCATTGCATCGATGACAATGCTGAAGGATGTTTGGCTCCATGGAAATCAGCTCACAGGACCAATCCCAAGCTCAATTGGGGGCTTAACATCTCTGACACGGCTGTGGCTCAACAATAACCTGCTTGTTGGTCTTGTGCCTCAGAACCTGACAAGCTTGCCGCAGCTCCAGTCATTGCAATTAGACAACAATATGTTCATGGGTCCGATCCCAAAGGTGAGTTTCAACTTCACCTATGCTTATAACTCATTTTGCCAGTCTACACCAGGAATTCCTTGCTCACCAGAAGTCACCGCCCTTTTAGAGTTCCTTGAAAGAGTGAATTATCCATCGAAGCTTGCAGCTTCTTGGTCTGGTAATGATCCTTGTGCCAGTTTGTGGTCTGGTGTGTCTTGTTTTGATGGCAAAGTTTCTGTGATAAATCTTCCAAACTTACAATTGAATGGCACAATCAGTCCATCCCTCGGAAAATTGAATGATCTTGTTGATGTTAGACTTGGGGGTAACAATCTTGATGGCATGATTCCGGTCAACATGACAAACTTGAAATTGCTAAAAACTTTGGATCTTTCTTCAAATAACATCTCTCCTCCTGTTCCACATTTCCCTAGTAGCGTGAAAGTCCTTCTTGATGGAAATAAATTGCTAGTTACTGCTAGTTCTCCAGAATCTTCTTCAACTGGGAACAGTCCATCAGACAGCTCACCGAACAATACCCAATCACATAACTCACCTAGATCTTCTGGCAGCTCATCTCCTGATGCTAATTCAGGTAATAGGTCAAGAGGTTCTAGGAAGTTGAATCTCCTGATTGTCATTGTTCCAATTGCTTTTGGTGTTTCTATATTTCTCTTGGCTGTTCTTTTCCTGTGCTTctggaagagaagaaagagtgcCTTTCCGGCACCAAGCTCCATTGTTGTCCATCCCAGAGACTCGTCTAATCCAGATACTTTAGTCAAGATTGTGGTTGCAAATAATGCCAGTAACAGCATTGCTACTAATGAATGGCAAAGTATAAACAGCAGTCATACAAGTGATACACACTTGATTGAGTCTGGCAACTTAGTAATATCAGTTCAGGTTCTTCGTAGTGCTACTAGAAACTTTGCTTCAGAGAATGTGCTTGGCAAGGGTGGATTTGGTGTTGTCTACAAGGGAGAGTTGCATGATGGGACAATGATAGCTGTTAAGAGAATGGAATCTTGGGaggcatgcagccgaggagcacgtggAGCCAAGAAGcatgacgcaagcgggctggccgcgcaggtgtggtctcaggaagcatggagccgaggagcacgacgcaggcgggttgactgtgcaggtgtggtctcaggaagcataaagccgaggagcacgacgcaggcaggttgGCCATgccggtgtggtctcgggaggcgtgcagccgagAAGCTACTTGCGTTGTTGTCCCTTTATACCAACTTGCCCGTGGTGGGGGACTGA